Below is a genomic region from Anabas testudineus chromosome 13, fAnaTes1.2, whole genome shotgun sequence.
AGGAAGAGGTCCTAGGCAGGAAGTGTAACGGCAGGTACAGAGGGCATTCCTGAACTTTTCTTAGCCGTGAGATGTTGAATATTCTATTCAGTATGTTCACTTTTCATTTAACCCCTTTCTTATAAAACAGCACACAAGGCAGAATGTGATAGGACAGAATACGCAGATGCAAACTGAATGTCTCCTGTCAAACAAGGAATGAGCTTGCTCAATCGAAATGCCTGCAGAAATCTGTTTTGACTGAAGTCTGCCTCTGTGCCAACAGCTGTACTGCACAGAGAGGATAAACCGCAAGGGGCATACTCCATCACGCTCTGTGTTCTGACAGATACGCACTGTTAGATATCTTAAACTGACTATGTACCTACAATCAGTTCAAGTttccgagagagagagagagacactcaTATAAGCTGGTACGACCACTTAAACTTCCCTCAATAGCGCAGAAGGAGCAGTACTGTGGCTGAACGTTcattcatttttactgtttgcTCACAAAAACATGGGGCCTCTTGGTTCTTCTTTTCACTTAATAGTTTCTTATGACAGTGATACTGTACTGTGACTATATCCCATAAGTAATCGTGAATTAAAGAGTCAGATTCATAAAGAGAGATGGACAGTATTGCTGCTAAGATGTGTTGATGTAGCATGGCTCTGGAACACAACACTGCACCTTAGCTGAATACCAGTGAATTGATTTGAACTTCTGCATCGATTTTTGACTGGATCTTTCCTCTTATAATAACCAGTCAAGGCCTGCCGCGAGGAACGTCCGCCCCTCAGCGTGTCTCTTGGTTTGAGAACACATATTTGCTTCCTAATTCCTCAGGTGCTTGAAACTGATCATGTCTATTATGGAAATCTAATTCATACTTTAGTCATACTAGAATTTGGTAACCGGGCACATTGTCTATGCAaaggatgtttcttttttctcatccTAATTGTTTATTAGGCTACTTTTTATTTATGACTATTTCGAGTttataaagttgttgtttattattcttACAGTGAAGAAACAccttatatattatatatgcaTGTATTATTACCAAACAGTTTACATAATATAAAGGTAAGATGGGGCACTGGGGGAGGGATGGATGAATGAATAACAGTAATGATGATAAATAGAGAACTACCATCTCACCGTTGTGTGTCTCCACCAACCATTCAAACTGCAGCTTGCATGCGTGTCTTTCCAGactcaaattaaaatcagaGGAGGTTGCCAGATGAAATTAGTGAACGTGAACTGGCTCATTTTAATGAAGAACTATGAATGTGAGGtggttgtttttaatctttgaaGCATTTCTTTCAAGTCAGCTCTCGTGAACTTGCACAACTCTGTTGACAGCACACATGGCAAACACCTGCTCTCTTTTTTTGGAGTTTTCATGTGGGAACCAGGATATGTTAGCGTAGCTGTGCCAGAGAGTAGTTGGTGATTGCAAGAGGAATTTTTTAAGAAACAGCCACAGggttctttattttctgttttattaactAGAACGGTTAAATTAGTTATCCTTACCAGGAACCTTCTCGAGAACTGGTAATTATTAGTTCCTCATAGCACATTATCAAGAAATACTCTGACAGCAGCTCATGCTATAGAGCTTTGATTTAGtcactctgtttgttttctcttcccttttcaccataataaaaaagaaaccgTGGCGTTTCATGCTGATACAAAACAGCCACCGAACTATAGCTCACCCTCATCCTCTAATAGCTCATAACGTCCAGCTACCAAGTTTATGGTGGACATTTATCCTCTGCCTCATTAATAACGTCCATTAGATTATTGCTGCACTTTTGGCCCACTCCACTTTCCACCAGTTTGAAGATGTTTGGCACTGATGTGTAATTAACTTAACCTTTCGCTCGCTCACTCCACGCTCTGATCCCCTCACTATTCTCCACcatgctctctctgtctgctgtccCCTGCCAATCTCCGCTTCGTCCTTGGTCATGTCAAACACATCCTTCCGTCTGTCCCAGTCTTTTttaagagacacaaaatgaccatcATCAAACAGAAACGTCCTGCTGTCTGCCTCTGCCCCTCTCTATTTAAATCAATGGGCTTCATGTCTCCTGACTCCCCTTGATTGACAGTAATTATGGAACAATATTTCATGCAAAATGTGAACTCCAGCAGCAAATCCATAACCATGACATATCTCTGCagtcaacagcagctctgcccaCTTCCCATTTAGCTgatatgattttcttttcactacTCTGCAGTATTAGCCccagaaatatttcaaaatcaTTATTCGCACTTTGATTTATGGCctaataattcatatttacatcgacatttcaaatggaaacaGCAGGACTGGTATTAATAATGCGGGTTCTATTAGTATGACTGTCATGCACTCATTTCCAGAGGCTCAACCTTAAACGCcctttgccaaaaaaaaaaaacaccgtTGTGATTTAAATCATCTTTCCACCTGATAACCACAAGACAAATTGACTGTGTCTGGCTAAAATGGCTCTTCAACATCCCTCCCGCGGTGCAAACATCTGATAGGGGCCCCagtgggaggagggaggaacaGGACGAGCGCGTTTGGGAACTGCAGGCAGCTGCTGAGTGGCTCAGTGTGCTGCGCGccgcctccctctctccacGGCGCAGAGAgagcctcctctcctctcctctctcgcTTTACGGAGCCTGTTCGCAATTCCTGCTCTTCATGCCAGAGCCTGCAGCTGTCTCTGTTGCGTCCCAGCGCCGCCGTTGTGGGAAGTCTTCGCCCCGGCATGACGAACCAACGGCAGACTTTTCCCCTCCTCAAGTGTCAGCGCCAACACCAAGGATATCGCAACTTTTGAAACGATCCCCAGCGCTGAGTGGAGACACCTGACGGCTCGTAACGCCTCATCCGTGCGCTCGCTCAAACCTTTGCCACTGTGAAGCTTATAGGAATGTGGAGCGACAGTCTGTGTCAGCGGTGAGTTTGGAGAAacacccccctcctctctctctttcccctgtCTGTGTACTTGCAAGTGTTTGTTGGACTGCGTAGGCGTTCCGGAAAAATTAAGTTTGGAACGGAACGACTGCGCGCACGACTGGTTATCaatgcaaatgtaatttcacTGGAAACCAAGAGACTTCAGCTCCACAGGAGCTTACTGACACTTTAATTACCTGTCAGGTTTAAGATTGCACCTCCATACTACATACTGATATAAGCCTAAACATCTGCACTTCTCCACATCTGTCCATGCTTCTCCTGCAGTGAAAGGACCTGCCTCTGCCCCCTCACACCATGACCGCGGACTTGAACTTGACCTCCCTGCTCAATGTAACAGATCTCCACAATCACACCCGAGGATGTTCCCTCACCAAGACGGGTTTCCAGTTCTACTACCTGCCCACGGTTTACATCATGGTCTTCATCACCGGGCTGGTGGGCAACAGCCTGGCCATTTGGATGTTCGTGTGCCACATGAGACCCTGGAGCAGCATCTCCGTGTACATGTTCAACCTGGCCCTGGCTGACTTCTGCTACGTCCTCTCCCTGCCCTTCCTCATCTTCTACTACTTCAACAAAACGGACTGGGTATTCGGGGACGTACTGTGTCGGCTGCAGCGGTTTATATTCCACGTGAATCTGTACGGGAGCATTCTGTTCCTCACGTGCATAAGTGTCCACAGGTACACCGGGGTGGTGCACCCGCTCAAGTCTCTGGGTcgactgaagaagaaaaatgcaGTTATTACGAGCGCCTTGGTGTGGGTGGTGGTGATAATAGGTATCTCCCCCATCCTTTATTACTCCAGGACCGGCTTGAAGCGTAACGCAACCACTTGTTATGACACCACCACTGAAGACGAGTTATCAGGTTATTTCATCTACAGCATGACGCTGACTGTCTTTGGGTTCTGCATCCCTTTTATTATCATATTCTGCTGCTATGGCATGATTGTCAAAGCGTTAATCTGCAACGATATGAACAACGCTCCCCTGCGGCAGAAGTCGATCCACCTGGTTATCATTGTGCTCGCCGTCTTCGCCGTCTCCTACCTGCCTTTCCACGTGATGAAGAACCTCAACATGAGGGCCCGGCTGTACTTCCAGAGCCCCGACATGTGTGAGTTTAACAACCGCGTCTACGCCACCTACCAGGTGACGCGGGGGCTGGCCAGCCTCAACAGCTGCGTGGATCCTATTCTTTACTTCCTGGCTGGGGACACCTTCAGGAGGAAGCTGTCGCGGGCCACTAAGAAGCCCTCAAGGAAGGGGGACAATGTTCTTCAGTCCAAGAGTGAGGAGACGGCGCTCAACAGCCTGGCTGAGTATGTGGAGAATGGGGACCGGAGGCTGTGATGAGGCACCTCTGCGTTGCCCAGTCATGGCTGTGGATCTTTACTAGCTTTAGAAACCACAACGCACTTAGtattgaatatatataaatgcacTGTGTGGACTGAAGGCTGTATGTAGAACTTATTGGATGATGGTTTATAGAACTGTAGGAGGAACCCTATGATAGCCAATGCTGACTTGCAGTCCGTCGATGTTGATAATAAgctattttactgtatgtatacatgtattGTACTCTAAATGTTAGAGCCATTACTCTTTATTCTTATTGACTAGGCTGTAGTCTTACACCTCGGACAAAACGGACATTGCAATCAGACAAGCTGGGGGGAACCACAGgtaataatgaaagaaaaccgAACTGAGGATGGATAGTATCTTCTCCAGCCACGAAGCTGATGCTTAATCGATAGCTGTTAAGCAGGTGAGAGCTTGTGGTTAAGGAAGTGTACAGAGGATGGCTTTTTAGAGGAAAAAGTAAATGCACTGACCCTGTGATTGCTGCATGGATGTACTGTGCAGACATTGTAATACACTCTCAGCTCAGAGGGCCACCCTTCACCCCTACGTTTCTCCATCTGTTACCGACTGGCTGAGAAATGTGGTCGTCTAACCTTCTTTCTGACGGCTCTGAGGTTGAACTCTACAACGGCTCTGTCACCACAGTCTTTCTCTCCTTGTTAACCCGCTCCTTAcgaaaaaagaaaggaaaaaacctACTACTACAGTATTTTGTGTATATGAAACTAAAGTCGATGTTTACTTCCAGCTGTACTGTACAGGATGTTGTGACGTTCCAGGTTAGTCTGTGCTGTCAACTGTTTTGTTTAGAGTCACTATCACTAATCTGGATCTTTAGTGCATGAGTCCAGTATCAGTAACTTACCGGTGAAACACTGACTAACCACGGCAGGTTCTAACAGCTCTCGTGTTTGTTGTGACATAGAGAATAGTAGCTTAGAAATGAGCGGAGCTGACACACGCACTCAATCACCCACTTTGTGACTCCATCGACGTGCCGAAGAGTTGTTTGTAAGAGATACCTCAAAGTAAATActgcactgtgtctgtgttttggcagataatcatttctgttttgtatctGTGGTAATCATGCTAGAGAAGTGATTGTGCAGCtctctgtgtatatatttataccCCTGGACTAGACGTAGGTGTTTGATGTCTGTACTAATGCATTTGTAAATCTGTAATGTGCTCAACTATTGTCAAGAAAGGAAGTGAATCACCTGTACAGGATATATGAGGCCATCTTCGTCattaaatttttatatttaaaacaagacaGACAACGTAATAAGACTCACGTAATTCTTTAAGCTCCCTGATTTAAAACACCTATGTCACCTTATTCGTAGCAGCTGCACATATTCTCAGTCCAACGTGTGGGAGAGAGCAGACGCTGTTGGTTTTGGAGACGTTTCGTGCAGAGCCCTGTCCTCTTGCCGCTCCGCCTCTGTCTCCACGCtgatgtgattttctttttcagctcaGCCAGGAGGAAGTGAGAGGACAAGTTAGGAATAAAGAGTGGCACCTTTTTCTCCTGGCTTATCCTAAGACAGCTTTTGTGCTCGTCGCAATGGCGCTGGGTTATTGATGCAGACAGGGGTGTGAGGCTGTCGCCAGGACTCCAGGGCTgaacagttgttgttgtgggccACAGGAAACTGACCAATTCCCAACCTCCAAACAGGGGCCCATGAATACAAACGGCTTTTGATTTCCTGGCTTTGAGGTGCAAAGTGCATATCTGGCCTTGGCaaacgtgtatgtgtgtgtgtacgagcGTAGATGTGTGTGAGAGCCTGAAGGCGTGGAGTAGGAGCTGGTTCAGCTGTTATTTCTGTTGGATACTGGTTGTTTCATTGTCAAAAGCAGGCATATTAatgcatatgtatatatgtttatttgtgGCAGAAATatcctctgtgctctgtgtggACGCCACAATTAGATGAAAGGAAGGTTAGGTTCAGCCAGGGCCAACTCTGGAGCCAGCCTCAGTGCTTTCGAGCGTGAGTGTCAGATCTTGACTTGCAGCATGTTGGGATTCTTGCCAGTGTCTCCTCCCTTCTTAGTCACCTTTCGCCTCTTTCCTCTCACATGCTCGTCTCTTTATTCTGATCatctagaataaaaaaaaaacaaacagcttttctttGCCGCGTTTCACCACCTTCAAGGGGAAAAAACTATTTGAAGAAGTGAGAACAGACAGCTTgataacagacaaaaaaaaaactgagggAGGAGTGGAGTGTGAGGAGCAGAAAGCAGTGGCAGCTATGGAAAGcaaaggttgtgtgtgtgtgtttttcgcAAGGATGCtgttggtggtgggggggtACAGGCTAAAACACTGAGCTTTGTTCTTGGAGATTTACAGTGGGAGCTGACACAGCCTCATCCATCACGGGGGGCACCGTGTCTTTGAGCCAAAAGGCTACCGCTAGCCACACAAAACCCAAATGCTCTGCAAGTGTCGCCGTGTGGTCCTCTGGGTGAGCAGCCGGTGATCCAAACGAACGCGGGACGCCCACGATCGCTGTGATGTGGTGAGGCTGCAAATTGGAGTGTATCCACCGACATCATGTGACGATGCTACAAAAGCCACAAGTCAATATAATCTGATTCATTCAACATTGTTGCAGCATCATAAGTAAGAGCCGGAGACCTCGTGATACTGTATTATATAATGTTGGCGTAATGATAAACTATGCACAGCGCACGGCGCGTGTAGGGAAAGCTGTGCCCATTATTGAGGCTCCGCAGGGCCCCGAGAGACATTTATAAGGgatcctgtctctgtctgtacaCAACGTGGTGCAGCCTTTCAAATGAAGTCACACAACCAGTTACGTGTTTTCCAACTGTAGCAGTTAAGTAAACATGctagaaaaaatatttttttcagggAACTCTTGGTTACGGCAGATGTTTACATGGTCCAATCAGGCATCGAGCCGCCACCGGAGACGCGAGACGTGTGGTTGCACTTATTTGGTAGTGTCAGACTTCACCGAGCTATTTAGGACTGTAgaactttttaaaacaacaaaacacttctCTTTCCCTTTAGTCCCACCTGCACCAACATGCAGCCTGCTTCTGAAAGAGGACGCAGACCAAACGCTCGGTCGTGGTGATGTGAGGAGAAATGCAAAGCTCACTGACATTCCGAATGCTTGAAAGGGCTCAGGCTGTTGATGCATGCCCGAATGCAAACAAGTGTTATATACGATAAGAATGAACCCCTGGAGCCGCTGAGACGTTACATTGCAGttgcacacacaagcaaagtCCACTGTTGTAATAGCACAGTTTTATGGGTCTGATGAAAGAAACTATTAGAGGCATTAACTGTCAACTGTTGAGAAAATGTGAAGGAGGGATAACAAATGTATACTTtttatggaaataaaaatgcaaatgtgtccGTGATAATCTTAGTGTTCACAATCTGTGCAAATTGATTACTGCTCcttcttcctttattttaaaagcagaagGCTTTTAGAGACCAACGCGATGACCTTTCACTTCCAGGTGAACACTCTCAGTTTGAGCTTGTGCTCAGACTGAAAGAAGGTAATGAGCAGCTTTGATCGTCATAAGCCGAAGGATCGCTACTCATCACTCAAATGTAGTCGCAGAATTCCTGTAGTGCACTTGAATCATCTGTTGACCTCCCCCACGCTCAAATTTCTGTTTATTCCTTCCAGagcttttgttgttgatgtgcGGTACAGTTCATCTATACAGACTGAAATATAATCCATCAAAGGTGCCAGTGGCCTGGGGTGTAGCTgcttttcacagtaaaagctaTTTGCAGTGATAGTGTGATGAGTGTCTCCAGGGCAACATGTTTACTCTCACCTGTGGAGGTGAGCTCCTTTGACCCCGTGACATGACTTCATATTCATCACGTTGCCAGACATTCAGTGCTGAGGCCCAGAGAGGTCATAATCTGTCTCCTTTTCCCCCGCCGTTTGACGCTTCATACCTGTTACAGTCTAATTTGATTTGATCATTTATAAAGAGAGTTATAAATGCTGGCTGAAGATAAATCAGAGTTTATGAAGGTTCCATGTGCCACCACACGTGTGCCGGCACAAACAGGGGCAGTGAAATAAAACCTGATAACATGCAAGtataaaatgaatgataaatTAGAACCTCTTTGGGTTACAACACTTGCCTTGTTATTGTACACATGTTGCAAACATACCAAGGAATGAACATTATCTCTAACTCTATTGATTACTGTAAAGTCATGCTCATGGTCTGCTGCCTGTGTATTATTAGACTGAGCCTCTGTATATTTTCTAAGGGGATTAAATGAGACTCATAGAACAAGTGGGAAAGGCCGTTGTGACGGAGATGGGATCATATTTCAGCTGTCATAAGTTTAATGATCAGTATCTCTACAGCCACTCCCATCTGGCTCCGTGTTGATCTTCTCCTGCTTGCTGGCGTCGTCATCGATCATCTTGAACAATGGTCCCAACAGCTGACATCCACAAACATCTGAGCTTGTCCACTGGGGTCACAATGACCGATCGAGCTGTTGAACCTGGACCAAGAGGAAGTGTCTGAAAATCTAAAAGGGTTCAAATAAAACGGTTCCCACAGCTTGGAAAGAAGACGGCGCCGAGGACTACGGCAGTGCCACGCGTGCTTCAGGAGAGTGAGGAAAGAAGCACataaagagaaaggagagctAAAAATAAAAGGGCATGAGCAGTGCATGTTCTCTGAAGTAGACAGTACAGACATACTAAATTTAATGGTGTTGGTGAAAGATGAGGGAACAAGTCAAAGAAACGGACCAAATGCTGACAAGGTGTTGAGaagtaaagcaaacaaacaaaggctTGTTTAATGTGCCAGTTTAAGCTAATTACATCAATAACTGCACAGGCTTCTGCATGTTCTGCTGCTCCGGCCCTCACTTCATATCATCTGTTCACTGTCTAATGCCTTGTGCTCATATCTCCAGACTagaatatgtttattttgaatGTCAGTGAAATACAAAAACCTATGGACTGAACACGAGTCGAAAACAGGAGAAATTCAAGAGatgaatttaataaaatcatACGTTTTAGTATATCTAAAGCCAGAGGCCTAACTGGAAGACGGCGCTGTGATCGTAactaaaatgacatttttttttttccaaaactaTGAAACATGCTCGTCTCTGCCTGCAGCTTGTCTGCAAGTTGTGAAGCTACTGTAAAGGATGATGAGCCATGCACTCCACTGAGAGCCCAGTGCTTTTATTAGCTGGCCACCCGTCAGTCTGCCCGCTGCCCTGCTGCAGGCGGGATGATAAATCTCGTAAGACCAAAGTTTATGTACTGAAAGATTACATCCACTGCTCAACATTCAGcgtgtcagagtgtgtgtgtgtgtgttccagacAGTGGGTATAAGCTGGTGCATATGAAAGGAAAGGGTTGTGCACCAAGCCATGTGTGGGCACATCTATATATACAGCAGTGAAATAAAGGAAATATGAAGTCATGTATGTCATTTAAGTGAGAGGCATGGGTCAACATTCACCTTCACAAGTTCACTCGTCGTGAGCAGTTGGCAGTTTGATGGTCCCGAGCTGCGTGTGGTGGGAAACACAGAGGCCTCTTCAAGTTTCTGCTGGGGATCAGGACGTCTGCACGCCCTGCATTGTACCTTCAAGaagattcatttttatttagatcTGACTTTTAGTGGTGCTCATGAGACCAGTCTGGAGTTTGTTCAGCAGTATTTATGTTATGGGTTCATTATTATCTTAGGATGTTTCTTAAGTAAACCTCTAGAAGCCCTGACCAATATGTGACCTCGAGGAGCAGTCATGGAAAAGGAAACACGCCGCGCGCTGCGTTCAGACACGGCGCTCCATCCACTCCTATGAAGTCTGCTCACTGTGCTGTTACACTATTAAAAGTTGTTTAGCAGCCACTCACTCATCTAACCTGTCTCATCAGCGCTGTGTGGGGAAATATTTGATCACATTTGACTGACAGTCAAACTCTATTATTAAGCTAAGTTCTCATTGGTGCACAGAGGTAGATGACATCACCTGTCTCCACCTGAGCCTCGCCTATTCGAAACACCGGAAAgtgctaagaaaaaaaaagaagaagaagaaatccatGTGATATTTTATTGAAATGCTGTTAATTtgaagtttctttttcagtcaacagtacaaaaaacacaaactaaatccattttttgttatttgtgccttctgtgtgtgtaaaatctCAGACAAGACAAAATGTTGGCATGACTTAAATCTGTGAGGCAGACTTGCTCCGTGGAGAGCTACAAAATCATTTCCAATCTAATTAACAACTGCAGCTTCTGCACGAAAAGCGCTGACAGCAgatctttttttaaagctgGTGCTAATTAGTATTTAACATCacctttgttatttttaatcgAGCTACTTCAAAACGCATCACTTTAAAATTTCTCCACGACTCTGTCACATTTTCCATCTGCACATGTTGCAGATCCCTGTGAGTGCACCATGTCACAGTTTTCTTGTTACCTCATCTGTTACCTATTCCTGGCCCGCGAGCGTTAATGATCCAGCTCAGATAAAGCTGCGTTATCAGGAGTCTGACCTCCTGTAGAAGGTGTGTTTCCATTGCTCATTCGTCAGAGATACACCTTGCATGCTTGGCAGGTGACTCTCGGAGCTCTTTCCCCcgctctttttttattgttctattGCTTTATTGGTTTAGGCGTggttaaaatgtgaaatgtaccAAGGGAAGGTCTCGTCATTCCCCATTAAATCGAAATCAAGATAAGATTTTGTTAGCTGCTGGGTGAAGAAACGAGGTCAGGCGgaaaatgataaaatgcttttcaatacaaaacaaaccaaatgaaacTAAAGCTATTTCCAGTGGCTTAATCTGTGTCTAGCATGAGTCTCTTTTTTCAGTCACATTCCTTCAATTCTACCgacacacagaaatgcaatcTCACAACATTATTAAACCCACACATAAACTCATCAGCACAGTCCACAAATGCATATGCACGCACTCCTCCATTAGTTGGTCAGCAGCAAGAGTGCATCCTTCTCTCTTGGAAAAGAGCTGACTACACATTTTGCCCACTAAAACCTGCTGCACTGACGCCCCTGCACACATCCTGAGAGGGAGAGTtcatcaaagacaaacaaacaaacaaacggcCCAACCTGTGAAATTTGCTTTCTTTATGACCAATGCCTTGTTAGTGTTACCAGTTTCATCACTTGACCCTTTCCCTGACCTCCTCCAGTGATTAGTCGCCGTCTCACCAGACAACTCTTCACacttctcctttcttctctctctctcttcccctctaGCCTCGTTGTTTAGATTCTTTTGTCCTGCACTGCTTGGCTGCCTCACCCTATTAATCCTAGCAATGAAGTGTGTGACTGTTTTCGCCAGCGTGTGCGTTGATGTCT
It encodes:
- the p2ry1 gene encoding P2Y purinoceptor 1, which translates into the protein MTADLNLTSLLNVTDLHNHTRGCSLTKTGFQFYYLPTVYIMVFITGLVGNSLAIWMFVCHMRPWSSISVYMFNLALADFCYVLSLPFLIFYYFNKTDWVFGDVLCRLQRFIFHVNLYGSILFLTCISVHRYTGVVHPLKSLGRLKKKNAVITSALVWVVVIIGISPILYYSRTGLKRNATTCYDTTTEDELSGYFIYSMTLTVFGFCIPFIIIFCCYGMIVKALICNDMNNAPLRQKSIHLVIIVLAVFAVSYLPFHVMKNLNMRARLYFQSPDMCEFNNRVYATYQVTRGLASLNSCVDPILYFLAGDTFRRKLSRATKKPSRKGDNVLQSKSEETALNSLAEYVENGDRRL